The following is a genomic window from Sutcliffiella horikoshii.
GGTGAAAATGGAAGCGGATATGATGAAGAATTAATAAGCTTTCTAGTGGAAAACAACATAAAAGCGGATCTCTTTGTCAATGCAAGGTGGATCGATGAACAATATGAGGCATTTGTAGAGCTTGCAGCAAACCCTCTCTTTACTATACAAAATCATGGAACAGAACATAAGCCGCTTTCTGTCATGCCTCGAAGTGCATGGGGAATTTCAAGTACTTCTTCTCAAGAAGAAATAGTGGAAGAAATAATGGAAAATCAAATGAAAATATTTGAGATAACAGGAGAAATCCCGCAATATTTCCGATCCGGTACAGCATTTTATGATGACACAGCCGTTCAAATTGCGGAAGACTTAGGTGTACAAGTAGTAAACTTTGATGTCATTGGGGATGGTGGCGCAACTTTTACAAAGGAGGAAGTATCGCAGGAAATGTTAAAAGCACAACCAGGTTCCATCGTCATTCTACATATGAACCAACCACAAAGTGAAACAGCAGAAGGAGTAAAAGATGCAGTACTGGCTTTATTGGAACAGGGTTTTAGTTTTGTCCATTTAAATGAATATGATTTAGAGTAGATTACAGTTTTGTAACAAATGGGTGGAAATCACATATTGATGAGGCTGTGGGTCACGATAAGAGTGGGAGGTTAGTATCGTGGCTTGTATGTTTCATGTAGTATTTTCCATTGTCTTGCTTTTTAATGTTTCGGCGTGTCAATCGAAAACGAAAGTGGAGAACGCCAATTCCATTATGAATGAAAAAATCATCCAGCAGGAGATAGTGGATGTAATAATAGATCCGGACAATGATTTTCAGGAAACGTTTAGTTTGTTGACCCTGCAAGGCTTCACAAGGTACAATTTGATTTTTATCGGCAGTGCAGGGCATTCAAAGATGAAGTTTTATATTCCTGAATTCAAAAGCAGGGGTTTTCGTATTTACAGAAGAGGACTAGGACTGGACCTAAACAGAGAACTTGATATTTAGGTGAATTTTGAGAGCACCGAACAAAAGCCATTGTCCGTTTATAGCATTAAACATTAGTTAGTGGTTAGGCACCGCTGTTCCTTTCCGCAAATGGCTTCGCTTTCCGCGGGACGGCGCTTGAGCCTCCTCACTTCGTTGCGGGGTCTCAACCTACCGTTACTCCCCCGCTGGAGTCTCCGCCATTTGCTCCAATCCACAGCTTGAAATTTCGTAAACGATACCTAAATGCTTATTCAGTTAACTAGGTTAGGTGCTGTTTTAAAACCCTTAGATGAATGAAGTCACCTTGTTGATTGAAGTGGAAGGCGCGCAGACGCCCGCGGGAGGAAGGGACATGTGAGACCCCGGAAGGCGAAGCCTGAGGAGGCTCACGGACCGCCCGCAGGCAAGCGAAGCGCCTGGAACGGAAATCAACAGTATTTTATATACTTTCTTATCAATCAAAAAAAGACTGCCCGGTTCGGACAGTCTTTTTTGATTATTTGCCGTTTACGACAATTTGGTCATCTGTTACATCTACATCGATTTTCGCAAAAGTATCGCCATCCAATAATAGGTCTGTAATTGGATCTTCAATATGCTCTTGGATGATTCTGCGCAATGGTCTTGCACCAAACGCCGGGTTATATCCAAGCTCTATCAACTTTTCTTTTGCAACATCTGAAATGGTAAGTTCACAATCACGTTCTTGGCTGAGCATTTCAGATAATTCATCGACCATAATGTCGACAATTGCCAACAGGTGATCTTTTTGAAGCTGTGAGAACTCGATGATACTGTCAAAACGGTTTAAAAATTCAGGTTTAAAGTAATTCGATAAGCTTTCGATAACAGAACCCGTTTCAGGCGTGGCCTGTTTTTCAAAGCCTACAGAAATCTTCTTATCCGTCACACCTGCGTTACTTGTCATGATGATAACCGTATCCTTGAAACTTACGGTTCTGCCTTGGCTGTCGGTAAGTCGTCCATCCTCCATCACTTGTAAGAACAGGTGTAGAACGTCCGGATGAGCTTTTTCCATCTCATCAAGCAGAATAATGCTGTAAGGATTTCGGCGAACTTTTTCTGTTAGTTGCCCCGCTTCCTCGTGACCAACATAGCCAGGAGGGGAGCCTATCAGCTTGGAAACTGCGTGTTTCTCCATATATTCACTCATATCAAATCTGATGTAAGCATCTTTCGTTCCAAAGAGCTCTTCAGCCAGTGATTTGGTCAATTCGGTTTTCCCTACCCCTGTAGGTCCAACGAATAAGAAAGCACCGATTGGACGCTCTTTTCTTTTCAAGCCAGCACGGCTTCTGCGGATCGCTTTTGTAATTTTATTGACAGCTTCTTCTTGTCCAATGACTTTTTGGTTCAAGTTTGTTGCAAGGTTTTTGAGTTTTGCCTGTTCATCAACTTGCAATTTACCAATTGGAATTCCTGACATCTCTTCCATGATGACTTGGATGTCTTCCAATGTCACTTGACCGCGCTCGTAATCCGCTTGATCGTTGGAGTTTCTTTTTTCTTCAAGCTTTTCCTCTTCGTCTCTTAACTTGGCAGCTGTTTCGTAATCCTCTTTCGATAAAGCTGCCTTCTTTTCTTCTTCAATTTGAGTCAGACGAGCATCAATTTGCTCCAAATCAATCGTATTTAACGTTAGATTTTTTCTTGATCCTGCTTCATCTAAAAGATCAATCGCTTTGTCTGGTAAGAAGCGATCTTGGATGTAGCGGTGTGAAAGCTCTACGCAAGCTTTGATGGCATCATCTGAATAGGTAACCTGGTGGTAATCTTCATATTTTGATTGAATGCCTTTAATAATTTTTAATGCCTCATCCGTAGACGGCTCTTTGACGGTAACCGGTTGGAAGCGGCGTTCAAGTGCCGCATCTTTTTCAATTTGGCGGTATTCTTTCAATGTTGTTGCCCCGACCAATTGGAGTTCGCCTCTTGCCAAAGCAGGTTTTAAAATGTTTCCTGCATCCATTGAGCCTTCAGCAGAACCAGCACCGACAATAAGGTGTAGCTCATCTACAAAAAGAATGACATTTTTTCTTTTTTGCAACTCTGTAATTACTTGTTTAAGACGCTCTTCAAATTGACCGCGAATTCCTGTGTTAGCGACAAGGGAAGCTACATCCAACAAATATATTTCCTTGTTTTTTAATTTTGAAGGAACATCGCCTTCTACAATTTTCAAGGCTAACCCTTCCACTATGGCAGTTTTACCTACACCTGGTTCCCCGATCAGGACAGGGTTGTTTTTATTTCGCCTATTTAAAATTTCAATCACACGTTTAATTTCTTTATCACGGCCAATGACAGGATCAATGAGACCTGTTTTGGCAATGTTGGTTATATTTTTACCTAGCTCATCAAGAATGCTTCCACCTTTTTTGCTTCCTAGTGATTGGTTTTGAGCCGTCCCGTTTACATGGCCTTCATCATTAGACGAGCCATTCCCAAAAGGAAAGTCAGAGAAAAAACTAGTGGGCGTCGGTGATGTCATTTGTGCTCTTACTTCTTCAAAGCAGGAAGAGCATAAGACAAGTTGTGTCTGCTCGTTATTTGAACGAAATTTAAATTGAATCGTTGCGTTATTTACTTCACATTTTTGACATTTCATCATCATGCTACCTCCTAATATTGTTGTGATATGACCCCTTATTTTGCAAGGGAAACATTTCACCTTTGATAAAAGTTTGACTTATTTTGACCTTTAAAGGTTGTAAGGTTATTATACTTTGACCTTTTTTGACTTTCAAGTAGTATGCTTACAGGAAATTAGTGGAATACAAAAGTTATGTTGAAAAGTTCAGAATATTGTATTGACTTTATTGCGTTACAGTTGCTATAATTGCAAAAAGTTTTAGTAATAATTATTTCTCCTTAGAAATATCGTAGATTATATAACTATTATGTTTTAACGTATTAACCAACTAAATAACTCTTATCCAGAGTGACTGAGGGATCAGGCCCGATGAAGTCCGGCAACCTTCAAGAATTTATTTTCTTGAGTTGGTGCTAATTCCTGCAGGCAATGTAGCCTGAGAGATAAGAGGAGGAATGTTAAACCTCTTCTTAGGAAGGGGTTTTTATTTTGTGGAAAATAGAAAAATGGAGGAATGTAGGATGACAAAACCAAACTATGATGTGGAAACAGTATTATTGCACGGAGGACAAACGCCAGACCCGACGACAGGTTCAAGGGCCGTACCTATTTATCAAACAACTTCCTATGTTTTCGACAACACCGACCATGCTCAAAATCTTTTTGCGTTAAATGAATTTGGCAATATATACACGAGAATCATGAATCCAACTGTAGATGTGCTGGAAAAAAGACTTGCTCTCTTGGAAGGAGGGGCAGCAGCTGTTGCGACAAGCTCAGGAATGTCAGCCATTGCTTTTGCGATTTTGAACATTGCCCATGCCGGAGATGAAATTGTTGCTGCAGAAAACTTATATGGCGGAACTTATAATCTCTTTGCTGTAACACTTCCAAAGTACGGAATTAAGGTAAAGTTTGTAGATGCAACAGACCCGGAAAATTTCCGCAACGCAATTACACCTAAAACGAAGGCGATATTCGGAGAAATCATTGGAAACCCAAGCTTACGCGTACTGGATGTAGAGGCGGTAGCAAAGGTGGCTCACGATAACTCTATCCCATTGATCATTGACAATACCTTTGCTTCCCCTTACCTTTGCAATCCTATCAAGTGGGGAGCGGACATCGTTGTCCATTCTGCAACGAAATGGATAGGTGGCCATGGAACAACCATTGGCGGAGTAGTAGTGGACGGTGGGAACTTTAACTGGGACCATCCGAACTTCCCTGGATTTACGGAGCCGGATGCAAGCTATAACGGAATTAAATATGCACAGACTTTTGGGAATCTGGCATTTGCTGTGAAGCTAAGAGTGCAACTTCTAAGAGATTTTGGCGCATGCTTGAGTCCTCAAAATGCATTTTTACTTTTACAGGGACTTGAAACCTTGCACTTACGAGTAGAAAAGCATAACGAGAATGCCCTGGAATTAGCGAAATACCTACAAGATCACCCTGCAGTGGAATGGGTTTCCTATCCTGGACTGCCAGATCACCCGGCACATACTCTTGCGAGAAAATATTTGGGTAGAGGCAATGGTTCCATTGTAAACTTTGGAATTAAAGGTGGAAGAGATGCAGGGAGAAAGGCGATTGACAGCATTAAACTCTGGTCTCATGTGGCAAATGTCGGAGATGCAAAATCTTTAATTATTCACCCCGCTTCCACCACACATCAGCAGCTAACAGGTGACGATTTAATTAAATCCGGTGTGACAGAAGATCTGATTCGCTTATCTGTCGGAATTGAGTCGCTAAAGGATCTGCAGAATGATTTAGATCAGGCACTATTCGTGGCTACTGGAAAGTCCAAACAAGCTGCAGTCAGTCAAAACATATAGAAATGAGTGGGATTTTGTGAGCTGTCAAACGGAACATACCAAAAAGGTATCGATCGGAACGCTGCTTTTAGAAAACGGAAAAAAACTCCCTAATGTGGAGATAGCATATGAACGAAAAGGAAATCCATCGGGTGAAGTGATTGTGGTGTGCCATGCTCTATCGGGAAATCAAGCTACTGTCGGTTCAAAAGAAAACCCTGGTTGGTGGAATAAATTTATCGGACCAGATCTTTATATCGACACGAACAGGTATCAAGTTATAACAATGAATGTACTTGGTGGATGCAATGGTAGTACGGGACCAACGAGTATTGACACTGAAACTGGTAGAAAATACGGCGCAGCCTTTCCTGCCATCACCATCAGGGACATGGTGCACTCCCAATATAAAGCCTTGCGAAAGTTAGGAATTGACCGAGTAAAGGCAATTATCGGGGGATCGCTTGGTGGAATGCAGGTGCTTGAATGGGGACATTTGTATCCAAACTTCACAGAAATTCTCATTCCAATGGCGGTGACACCATATTTTACAGATTATGCCCTAGCATACAATTCAATAGGCAGGCATGCGATTAAATCAGATCCTCTGTGGGATAACGGAAACTATTCTGAAGGGACTATCATTAAAGGGATGGAGATAGCGAGAATGGTGGGGGTGGTCACCTACCGCTCGGAAAGCCTATTTAATGACCGTTTTAACAGGGAAAAGAAAGAAAGTGTAGATATAGAATATCAGGTTGACTCCTATTTGAAATATCAGGGCCAGAAATTTTCCAAACGGTTTGATGCAAACAGCTATCTTATTCTCCTTCAGGCAATGGATCAATATGATCTCGGGTTTAAAAGAGGAGGGTGGCAACATGCGCTGGAGAAAGTGGAGGCAAAAGTTTGTATGGTCAGTTTTTCTGGCGACCTTCTTTATCCTCCACCTTTAGCAGAAGCGTTTATTAAGGAACTGAATAAACGCAATAAAAATTCGGCCTATATACAAGTTGAAACAAGGTTCGGGCATGACGGGTTTCTTGTGGAATTTGATAAATGGGGACATCATGTCAAAAACATATTAGAGAAAAAGGAAGTGACAGAATGTCTCATTTAAATATTGCAATCCTAGGATTTGGTACAGTCGGTAAAGGAGTTCATCATTCCATTAAATCTCACCAAACGAGGTTAGAACAGGTATTGGGGAAAAGTGTGAGGGTAGTGGCAATCCTTGTTAAGAATATAGAAAAACATGAACAATCTCGTGAGGATGGAGTTATACTTACGACAAACTACGAAGAAATTTTGAATATTGGGGAACTAGATGTAATAGTAGATGCCATTGTGGGCTGTGAGCCGGGACACACCTATTTAACACAGGCATTGGAAAAAGGAATACACGTGGTGACAGCGAACAAGGAAATGTTTGCTCATCATGGAGAGGAGCTTCTTGCCCTGGCCAAAAAGAATGGTGTTTCGGTAGGGTTTGAGGCAACGGTAGCTGGTGGTGTACCTGTTATTCAAACTCTGAAACAACTTTTGCAGGTGAACCGAATTAAAAGAGTTGAAGGTATATTAAATGGAACGTCCAACTTCATCTTATCCAGCATGAGAAAAGATGGTCATTCTTTTGAAGCAACCTTACAAGCAGCACAAGAAAACGGGTATGCAGAAGCTGATCCTTCTAATGATATTGAGGGATATGATGCATTTTATAAGGCTGTGGTTTTAAGTCAGCTTATCTATGGGGAAAAACCTGATGAACAGTCAACCATCCGAAAGGGTATTACAGACATTACTGCAGACTATGTGGAAAGTGCTGTTGAGCTTGGATTACGCTTCAGGCATATTGTCACGTTATTTAGAGGGGAAAAAGGGGTTCAGT
Proteins encoded in this region:
- a CDS encoding polysaccharide deacetylase family protein yields the protein MGKKSLVFMFILMVTMGCTSNVNTSVTEQNDNESNTVQEEPQKEVSAEEISENPDSETTEKNNQKQELEDLALEVNGQVYSDSSQFSEYVTGVKTRLNTEEKVIALTLDACGGENGSGYDEELISFLVENNIKADLFVNARWIDEQYEAFVELAANPLFTIQNHGTEHKPLSVMPRSAWGISSTSSQEEIVEEIMENQMKIFEITGEIPQYFRSGTAFYDDTAVQIAEDLGVQVVNFDVIGDGGATFTKEEVSQEMLKAQPGSIVILHMNQPQSETAEGVKDAVLALLEQGFSFVHLNEYDLE
- a CDS encoding ATP-dependent Clp protease ATP-binding subunit, with translation MKCQKCEVNNATIQFKFRSNNEQTQLVLCSSCFEEVRAQMTSPTPTSFFSDFPFGNGSSNDEGHVNGTAQNQSLGSKKGGSILDELGKNITNIAKTGLIDPVIGRDKEIKRVIEILNRRNKNNPVLIGEPGVGKTAIVEGLALKIVEGDVPSKLKNKEIYLLDVASLVANTGIRGQFEERLKQVITELQKRKNVILFVDELHLIVGAGSAEGSMDAGNILKPALARGELQLVGATTLKEYRQIEKDAALERRFQPVTVKEPSTDEALKIIKGIQSKYEDYHQVTYSDDAIKACVELSHRYIQDRFLPDKAIDLLDEAGSRKNLTLNTIDLEQIDARLTQIEEEKKAALSKEDYETAAKLRDEEEKLEEKRNSNDQADYERGQVTLEDIQVIMEEMSGIPIGKLQVDEQAKLKNLATNLNQKVIGQEEAVNKITKAIRRSRAGLKRKERPIGAFLFVGPTGVGKTELTKSLAEELFGTKDAYIRFDMSEYMEKHAVSKLIGSPPGYVGHEEAGQLTEKVRRNPYSIILLDEMEKAHPDVLHLFLQVMEDGRLTDSQGRTVSFKDTVIIMTSNAGVTDKKISVGFEKQATPETGSVIESLSNYFKPEFLNRFDSIIEFSQLQKDHLLAIVDIMVDELSEMLSQERDCELTISDVAKEKLIELGYNPAFGARPLRRIIQEHIEDPITDLLLDGDTFAKIDVDVTDDQIVVNGK
- a CDS encoding O-acetylhomoserine aminocarboxypropyltransferase/cysteine synthase family protein, with the translated sequence MTKPNYDVETVLLHGGQTPDPTTGSRAVPIYQTTSYVFDNTDHAQNLFALNEFGNIYTRIMNPTVDVLEKRLALLEGGAAAVATSSGMSAIAFAILNIAHAGDEIVAAENLYGGTYNLFAVTLPKYGIKVKFVDATDPENFRNAITPKTKAIFGEIIGNPSLRVLDVEAVAKVAHDNSIPLIIDNTFASPYLCNPIKWGADIVVHSATKWIGGHGTTIGGVVVDGGNFNWDHPNFPGFTEPDASYNGIKYAQTFGNLAFAVKLRVQLLRDFGACLSPQNAFLLLQGLETLHLRVEKHNENALELAKYLQDHPAVEWVSYPGLPDHPAHTLARKYLGRGNGSIVNFGIKGGRDAGRKAIDSIKLWSHVANVGDAKSLIIHPASTTHQQLTGDDLIKSGVTEDLIRLSVGIESLKDLQNDLDQALFVATGKSKQAAVSQNI
- the metX gene encoding homoserine O-acetyltransferase MetX — protein: MSCQTEHTKKVSIGTLLLENGKKLPNVEIAYERKGNPSGEVIVVCHALSGNQATVGSKENPGWWNKFIGPDLYIDTNRYQVITMNVLGGCNGSTGPTSIDTETGRKYGAAFPAITIRDMVHSQYKALRKLGIDRVKAIIGGSLGGMQVLEWGHLYPNFTEILIPMAVTPYFTDYALAYNSIGRHAIKSDPLWDNGNYSEGTIIKGMEIARMVGVVTYRSESLFNDRFNREKKESVDIEYQVDSYLKYQGQKFSKRFDANSYLILLQAMDQYDLGFKRGGWQHALEKVEAKVCMVSFSGDLLYPPPLAEAFIKELNKRNKNSAYIQVETRFGHDGFLVEFDKWGHHVKNILEKKEVTECLI
- a CDS encoding homoserine dehydrogenase, whose protein sequence is MSHLNIAILGFGTVGKGVHHSIKSHQTRLEQVLGKSVRVVAILVKNIEKHEQSREDGVILTTNYEEILNIGELDVIVDAIVGCEPGHTYLTQALEKGIHVVTANKEMFAHHGEELLALAKKNGVSVGFEATVAGGVPVIQTLKQLLQVNRIKRVEGILNGTSNFILSSMRKDGHSFEATLQAAQENGYAEADPSNDIEGYDAFYKAVVLSQLIYGEKPDEQSTIRKGITDITADYVESAVELGLRFRHIVTLFRGEKGVQCKVEPVLISTEHPFYQVDGVQNAVSIETDLVGNVQLQGPGAGMYPTASAILEDIIQISRPVFTEPAYLEYQEDVANSSKWVLFSKNRKLEIPYDIKVLARLSDKAAVVETEEVERILLENPLLAHFELKGNYQHRVETVNV